Proteins encoded together in one Methanosarcinales archaeon window:
- a CDS encoding 2-hydroxyacyl-CoA dehydratase — translation MTKTVGITALIPPELIYACHWQPFDVNNIVPTSHTSPRSKLCAWTAVWRDMILDGGMYLDSLVVVAGGDCHNALVDGQKVAMSGKPTHYFFYPFDRDPEYMESQLLHLTEFLGGIKETGMFKQVWDLKQKGKALDRLRVEDRVRASDVFSALISFSDLQGDPVAFEKCLDNILRTNVEYSSRVALIGVPPIYPDFHEVAESLGLHIVYDELPYEFIRLGGGDLRSIARSYRDYSFSGPIETRIKVIKRELDKRNVDGVIHYTQFACHHTLEDEIFREYLDYPILTVQGDLPRPTPEQIVLRLEAFSEMLEVST, via the coding sequence ATGACAAAAACTGTTGGTATAACAGCCCTGATCCCTCCTGAATTAATATATGCATGCCACTGGCAGCCGTTCGATGTGAACAATATCGTGCCCACATCACACACAAGTCCCCGTAGTAAGCTATGCGCATGGACCGCTGTCTGGCGGGATATGATTTTGGATGGTGGAATGTATCTAGATTCACTTGTAGTTGTGGCAGGTGGAGACTGTCATAATGCATTGGTGGATGGGCAAAAAGTGGCAATGAGCGGTAAGCCAACACATTATTTCTTTTATCCTTTTGACCGGGACCCTGAGTATATGGAATCCCAGCTACTTCATCTCACCGAATTCTTAGGAGGCATAAAAGAAACTGGTATGTTCAAACAAGTATGGGATTTGAAACAGAAAGGGAAGGCACTGGACAGACTAAGAGTAGAAGACCGGGTTCGAGCATCTGATGTATTTTCCGCTCTAATTTCATTCAGCGATCTTCAAGGCGATCCTGTTGCATTTGAAAAATGCCTGGATAACATCCTTAGGACGAATGTGGAATATTCCAGCCGGGTGGCCCTTATCGGTGTTCCCCCTATCTATCCTGATTTCCATGAAGTGGCTGAGAGTTTAGGACTGCATATCGTGTATGACGAACTGCCATACGAATTCATTAGATTGGGAGGGGGAGATCTCAGATCCATTGCCAGGAGTTACAGGGATTATTCCTTTTCAGGACCTATTGAGACCAGAATAAAAGTTATCAAAAGGGAACTGGACAAGCGCAACGTAGATGGAGTGATCCATTATACCCAGTTTGCCTGTCATCATACTTTGGAGGACGAGATATTCAGGGAATACCTGGATTATCCTATTCTTACCGTCCAGGGTGACCTGCCTCGGCCGACCCCGGAACAAATAGTACTCAGGCTTGAAGCTTTTTCAGAGATGCTGGAGGTATCAACATGA